One window of the Burkholderia ubonensis subsp. mesacidophila genome contains the following:
- a CDS encoding XapX domain-containing protein: MKIYVLSLLAGVLVGVIYSLLHVRSPAPPLVALVGLLGILAGEQIVPVAKQVLSGTAFHTAWRESKCNQHMFGALPGRDANPPTQVASHSTENRS; encoded by the coding sequence ATGAAAATCTATGTCCTGTCGTTGCTCGCCGGCGTGCTCGTCGGCGTGATCTACAGCCTGCTGCACGTCCGCTCGCCCGCGCCGCCGCTCGTCGCGCTGGTCGGCCTGCTCGGCATCCTCGCCGGCGAGCAGATCGTGCCGGTCGCGAAGCAGGTGCTGTCGGGCACCGCGTTCCATACTGCATGGCGCGAATCGAAGTGCAACCAGCACATGTTCGGCGCGCTGCCGGGCCGCGACGCGAACCCACCCACCCAGGTTGCCAGCCATTCCACGGAGAACCGTTCATGA
- a CDS encoding hydrolase, with product MSNPKLEVLTPDNCQMIFIDQQPQMAFGVQSIDRQVLKNNVVALAKAAKTFDIPTIITTVETESFSGYTYPELLDVFPDHPLLERTSMNSWDDQKVRDALAKNGRKKVVVSGLWTEVCNNTFALCAMLEGGYEIYMVADASGGTSKEAHDYAMQRMIQAGVVPVTWQQVMLEWQRDWAHRGTYDAVMAIAKEHSGAYGIGVDYAYTMVHKAKQRTANAHEILAAVPAK from the coding sequence ATGAGCAACCCGAAACTCGAAGTTCTCACCCCGGACAACTGCCAGATGATCTTCATCGATCAGCAGCCGCAGATGGCGTTCGGCGTGCAATCGATCGACCGGCAAGTGCTGAAGAACAACGTGGTCGCGCTGGCGAAGGCCGCGAAGACGTTCGACATTCCGACGATCATCACGACCGTCGAGACCGAGAGCTTCTCGGGCTACACGTATCCGGAGCTGCTCGACGTGTTCCCGGATCATCCGCTGCTCGAGCGCACGTCGATGAACTCGTGGGACGACCAGAAGGTGCGCGACGCGCTCGCGAAGAACGGCCGCAAGAAAGTGGTCGTGTCGGGTCTGTGGACCGAGGTGTGCAACAACACGTTCGCGCTGTGCGCGATGCTGGAAGGCGGCTACGAAATCTACATGGTGGCCGACGCGTCGGGCGGCACGTCCAAGGAAGCGCACGACTACGCGATGCAGCGCATGATCCAGGCCGGCGTCGTGCCGGTGACCTGGCAGCAGGTGATGCTCGAGTGGCAGCGCGACTGGGCGCACCGCGGCACGTATGACGCGGTGATGGCGATCGCGAAGGAGCACTCGGGCGCCTACGGCATCGGCGTCGACTACGCGTACACGATGGTGCACAAGGCGAAGCAGCGCACGGCGAACGCCCACGAGATTCTCGCGGCGGTGCCCGCGAAGTGA
- a CDS encoding YoaK family protein: MNDNKLPVLLGFNGGFVDTAGFLALQGLFTAHVTGNFVTLGATLVSGTSGAIAKLAALPVFCIAIVLATVCANRLSARGVNAVRVMLLAQAVLLTSGAALAVSVGPFPDSDALPALATGMTLVVAMAVQNALHRLHLSDAPPTTLMTGTVTQIMISLGERIGSRAPGKPGKPGDAARLRRMAVSVAAFAAGCGAAAGLYLAAGLWCLFLPPLVVMIGWAGARSAAPDATAH, from the coding sequence ATGAACGACAACAAACTGCCCGTGCTGCTCGGCTTCAACGGCGGCTTCGTCGACACCGCCGGCTTTCTCGCGCTGCAAGGCCTCTTCACCGCGCACGTGACCGGCAACTTCGTCACGCTCGGCGCCACGCTCGTGTCCGGCACGTCGGGCGCGATCGCGAAGCTCGCGGCGCTGCCCGTGTTCTGCATCGCGATCGTGCTGGCGACCGTCTGCGCGAACCGGCTGAGCGCGCGCGGCGTCAACGCGGTGCGCGTGATGCTGCTCGCGCAGGCCGTGCTGCTGACAAGCGGCGCGGCGCTCGCGGTGAGCGTCGGGCCGTTCCCCGACAGCGATGCGCTGCCCGCGCTCGCGACCGGCATGACGCTCGTCGTCGCGATGGCCGTGCAGAACGCGCTGCACCGCCTGCACCTGTCCGACGCGCCGCCGACCACGCTGATGACAGGCACCGTCACGCAGATCATGATCTCGCTCGGCGAACGCATCGGCTCGCGCGCGCCGGGCAAGCCGGGCAAGCCGGGCGACGCCGCGCGGCTGCGGAGGATGGCGGTCAGCGTCGCCGCGTTCGCCGCCGGTTGCGGCGCGGCGGCGGGCCTCTACCTGGCCGCCGGCCTGTGGTGCCTGTTCCTGCCGCCGCTGGTCGTGATGATCGGGTGGGCCGGCGCGCGAAGCGCCGCGCCCGACGCGACCGCGCACTGA
- a CDS encoding LysR family transcriptional regulator codes for MDKFSALRAFVEVAETGGFSRAGRRLDLAASSVVRAVDALEASLGTVLLNRTTRQVTLSDAGAVYYARAKRLLDDLADADALVADRGDAPSGPLRVSVPVSYGSRCIAPHVAAFLARYPKVDLDMQLSDERVDLVLDRIDVAIRLGEAAPTADVVARRVGTFHRYVVASHDYLNAHGAPATPGDLAEHACLRFHFGIDQQVWTFAGAHDTAKVRVTGRLRSNHIEVLYDAALDGAGIALLPDWLVDPDIRSGRLRRLFDDYDATPDHARSVVTALYLPNQRGSKRVTAFIDFVASLSDGRD; via the coding sequence ATGGATAAATTCTCCGCACTGCGCGCGTTCGTGGAAGTGGCGGAAACCGGCGGCTTTTCGCGCGCAGGCCGGCGCCTGGATCTCGCAGCATCGTCCGTGGTGCGCGCGGTGGACGCGCTCGAGGCCTCGCTCGGCACCGTGCTCCTGAACCGGACGACCCGGCAGGTGACGCTGTCCGACGCGGGCGCCGTCTATTACGCGCGGGCAAAGCGGCTGCTCGACGATCTCGCGGATGCCGACGCGCTCGTCGCCGACCGCGGTGACGCACCGTCCGGCCCGCTGCGCGTGTCGGTGCCGGTTTCCTACGGCAGCCGGTGCATCGCGCCGCACGTCGCGGCGTTCCTCGCGCGCTACCCGAAGGTCGACCTGGACATGCAGCTCAGCGACGAACGCGTCGACCTCGTCCTCGACCGGATCGACGTCGCGATCCGGCTGGGCGAAGCGGCGCCGACCGCGGACGTCGTCGCACGGCGGGTCGGCACGTTCCACCGCTACGTCGTCGCGAGCCACGACTACCTGAACGCACACGGCGCGCCGGCCACGCCGGGCGATCTGGCCGAGCACGCGTGCCTGCGCTTCCATTTCGGCATCGACCAGCAGGTCTGGACGTTCGCCGGCGCGCACGACACGGCGAAGGTGCGCGTGACGGGGCGCCTCAGGTCGAACCACATCGAGGTGCTGTACGACGCCGCGCTCGACGGCGCCGGCATTGCGCTGCTGCCCGACTGGCTCGTCGATCCGGACATCCGGTCCGGCCGGTTGCGGCGGCTCTTCGACGACTACGACGCCACGCCCGACCATGCGCGCTCGGTCGTCACCGCGCTCTATCTGCCGAACCAGCGCGGCTCGAAGCGCGTGACCGCCTTCATCGACTTCGTCGCGTCGCTCTCGGACGGACGGGACTGA
- a CDS encoding helix-turn-helix domain-containing protein, with product MSRALNAPPAPPSKDTLGCVSGLLSKDIERAADGMTFHRKCMPGDQFERIEMPACDRGFLIGVSLQDGHRRALYRGARRVERAFQHHSIYIRDFSEHFRADLYGNFDFVLVEVSRACLDRLGAEYGDALIAGLTCAADQCDPVLGHLAHAVADSLDMPGALNTLFVEQIGLAIGTHLARRYGDAATGDLHRKGTLSPAKAARAKELLMEKANLGVSLAEVANECDLSRGYFIRAFSRTTGRTPHQWLLEQRVAQARQLIETTGMTLAEIAAACGFADQSHLSRVFAKVVGHAPGAWRRGAGR from the coding sequence ATGTCTCGTGCCCTCAACGCTCCCCCCGCGCCGCCGTCGAAAGACACGCTCGGATGCGTGTCGGGCCTGCTGTCCAAGGATATCGAGCGCGCCGCGGACGGCATGACGTTCCATCGCAAATGCATGCCGGGCGATCAATTCGAGCGCATCGAGATGCCGGCCTGCGACCGCGGCTTCCTGATCGGCGTTTCACTGCAGGACGGACATCGTCGCGCGTTGTATCGGGGTGCGCGGCGAGTCGAGCGGGCGTTTCAGCACCACTCGATCTATATCCGGGATTTCTCGGAGCACTTCCGGGCGGATCTGTACGGCAATTTCGACTTCGTGCTCGTGGAAGTGTCGCGGGCCTGTCTCGACCGGCTCGGCGCGGAATACGGCGACGCGCTGATCGCCGGCCTGACCTGCGCGGCCGATCAGTGCGACCCGGTGCTCGGCCATCTCGCGCACGCGGTCGCCGACAGCCTCGACATGCCGGGCGCGCTGAACACGCTGTTCGTCGAGCAGATCGGGCTCGCGATCGGCACGCACCTCGCGCGGCGCTACGGCGACGCAGCCACGGGCGACCTCCACCGCAAGGGCACGCTGTCGCCCGCGAAGGCGGCGCGCGCGAAGGAGCTGCTGATGGAAAAGGCGAACCTGGGCGTGTCGCTCGCGGAAGTCGCGAACGAGTGCGACCTGTCGCGCGGCTATTTCATCCGCGCGTTCTCGCGCACCACCGGCCGCACGCCGCACCAGTGGCTGCTCGAACAGCGCGTCGCGCAGGCTCGGCAGTTGATCGAGACGACCGGCATGACGCTCGCGGAAATCGCCGCGGCCTGCGGATTCGCGGACCAGAGCCATCTGAGCCGCGTGTTCGCGAAGGTCGTCGGCCATGCGCCCGGCGCGTGGCGGCGCGGCGCCGGCCGCTGA
- a CDS encoding LysR family transcriptional regulator, giving the protein MDIVLSMRVFVRIVETGSLTRASESIGLTTPRVSTLLRTLEQHLGGKLLNRTTRSLSLTEDGDAYYQRCVCVLREIDEMEGLVSGAIRSPRGRLRVNLPPAMAKHVVIPALPAFVADYPDIAVELGVTDRQVDLVADGVDCVVRIGALDDSGLVAKRIGSMSTCTCASPGYLAKHGIPQDVADLGAHLAVNYVSSDTGRQRVWDYVVDGELRTVPMRGAVAVNDADAGVVCALAGLGLVKTSVYLVERWLAAGTLQEVLPGFNAPPRPISVVYAPHRHVPQKLKVFVDWLAALYAANPALQGRRR; this is encoded by the coding sequence ATGGATATAGTCCTGTCGATGCGGGTGTTCGTCCGGATCGTCGAGACCGGCAGCCTGACGCGCGCGTCCGAGTCGATCGGACTGACGACGCCGCGCGTGTCCACGCTGTTGCGCACGCTCGAGCAGCATCTCGGCGGCAAGCTGCTGAATCGCACGACGCGCAGCCTGTCGCTGACCGAGGACGGCGACGCGTACTATCAGCGCTGCGTCTGCGTGCTGCGCGAGATCGACGAGATGGAAGGCCTCGTGTCCGGCGCGATCCGCTCACCGCGCGGCCGGCTCAGGGTCAACCTGCCGCCCGCGATGGCCAAGCACGTCGTGATCCCGGCGCTGCCGGCGTTCGTCGCCGACTATCCGGACATCGCGGTCGAGCTGGGTGTCACGGACCGGCAGGTCGACCTGGTCGCGGACGGCGTCGATTGCGTCGTGCGCATCGGCGCGCTCGACGATTCCGGGCTGGTCGCGAAACGGATCGGCAGCATGTCGACGTGCACGTGCGCGTCGCCCGGCTATCTCGCGAAACACGGCATTCCGCAGGACGTCGCCGATCTCGGCGCGCATCTCGCGGTGAATTACGTGTCGTCGGACACCGGGCGCCAGCGCGTGTGGGACTACGTCGTCGACGGCGAACTCCGCACCGTGCCGATGCGCGGCGCGGTGGCCGTCAACGATGCGGACGCGGGCGTCGTGTGCGCGCTCGCGGGGCTCGGGCTCGTCAAGACTTCCGTGTACCTGGTCGAGCGCTGGCTGGCGGCGGGCACGCTGCAGGAAGTGCTGCCCGGCTTCAACGCGCCGCCGCGGCCGATTTCCGTCGTCTATGCGCCGCACCGTCACGTGCCGCAAAAGCTGAAGGTCTTCGTCGACTGGCTAGCCGCGCTCTATGCGGCCAATCCGGCGTTGCAGGGCCGGCGACGCTAA